TATCTcttctaatttgcaccttttggggtctaatcttttgtagctctattttatatcctaaataattaatagaatctcctctttgtatgttttcaggcacAATTTGTAATcaccagcaaggcaaaattttctttacttcttcaaacattctttctaaagtatctgcatttgagtcagccagtaaaatatcatccatacaatgttaaattatacatttaggaaattttttatgtatcacttccaatggctgttgtacaaaatattggcacagagttgggctattcaacattccctgtgggaggaccctccactgaaatcttttaactggttgagaattattataagtagatactgtgaaagcaaatctttctctgtcttttttcttgtaagggtattgaaaagaaacagtcttttaaatcaataacaatgagagccatccttttggtaacaaagtaggcaaaggaattccagattgtagagagcccattgcctgaattactttgttaattgctctaaggtctgttaccattctccatttaccagatctctttttaatagcaaatacaggagaattccaagggctggttgattcttcaatatgctgagcatttaactgttcttctaccagctcttctaaagcctggagtttctctgttgttaaaggccattgctggaccatacaggcttgtctgttaaccattttaaaggtagagttgtTGGTGTCAtgggaagatcatcagttgttgtgccctgttcttgtataatatggatggttggtgaccactcaaaataatgccttctaatattcctctcagaaacatgtactagtttatgatttgtttctgagattggagggatgttaatctgagtattctattgttgcaacaagtctcgaccccacaggttcatagctatgttagccacatatggttttaattttcctctctgtccttctggacctatacattccagccatcttgcactctgtttcacctgagataatgtctcaATTCCTAACAGTTAAATGTTTACcttctgaagaggccaagttggatgtcaaaattctggtgcaattatggtaacatccgcaccagtgtctaccagaccagacaacaaaacaccacttATTTTTATccttaattttggtctttgttcattaatagaagtttgccaaaaaatttctttatgttttttcctgaattttctattctctctgtttcatcttcctgaccagcatgatttattccaataggcatttggttatttaattgctcagagcagggatttcctctatggctgcaggaaaggtttgaatgGACTTGCTATGGGGGTGTGCATGaagcccctctgggagtttcccgaagactgaggcaaaagattaccctgtctgtcctctgttgatctacatttgttggtccagtgttttcccttaccacaccttctgcatactccagaaggaaggggcattctgttgccattgttccttgaagaaacattgtttctaggaatgacctgtttacagtcccttttcaaatgtccttgctttccacatccaaaacatctaacattcctcaacccttttgaaattgcttctccttcccacatattatcatgctcatgagcctcaacattaactgtgtctctaatccaatcttccaaaggtgcagatcttgcctttaacggcctgattattcttttgcctgctgcattcacattctcaaaggccaaagattcaattattatcttactagcttctgaatccaagaccattctctttactactGAAGGCAGTCTTTGTAAAActtctgtgaaagattcttttgggccttgcataacctttgtaaatgactcagttttttttttttttttttttttttttttgctggttcctcaactctgtcccatgcattcaaggctgccatttgacataaaattagggtttggacatcatataaacattgtgtttgtactaaGCCATactggccttctccaataagctgatcctagcaaacttgtattcctttatcccttcattgtttttctatgtttttcgtttcatccttgaaccaagttaaaaattgaagcctctggctgggttcaagaacagcttgtgccagctcctgccagtcctgtggtacaatcctattatatgttgaccaagagtttaacatttgctttacatataggaatgcatgccataagatactattgcctccttaaacctttttaaatccaacatttcaattggagcccaaatgttttgtgtagtcatttgattaggctactgctgtacagttacaggataaattaagggtgactgtgtgaaaacaggctttctttctgtaaccttatgatccaaacttgaaaaacttaactgttaatttcttctgtctgaatttttacaggtttaacaagtttttctaaagctgtcatcctggcacttaaattgactatctttttaaatagtaaaatgaggataagcatagtgataaactgcataattccaacaatactaatcttttcatatacttgttccattgtcagattgcctaaaatttcaaacaaaacccaattttcttccaatgtacacataaaacccatttttttaatgtagaaaaaaattttcttttaaatattttcctttaaaatatctgatatgttgtgacttaccaaatctttgtacaacagtagaaatccgagggaatttcaaaacagccacctagtgtctgaggtgtgaatccagagagagagagaaagagcgatagatgagagagagagagagagagagagagagagagagagagagagagagagagagcatagctggtcaaagcttaaatccagccacgtgttccctcttgagccaagtCAAAGCttagctctggcttccttaagctctgaccacctgcgttggctttacaggtaGGGGCCCTGTTttgcagggcaggcctgagttgtttgtagcactgattttaagcaagcagctcatggTTAGTCCTGCCTGAGGCCAAACAGTCCGACCGCCCAGGCTAGGGAGTCAACCACACTTGCGGAAAaccagacctgccgccaagccaagtggtttttaatggattcttgtcaccacattgggcgccagatgtagatgtaaccaaccatcttattaaaataagaaacacagaaaaaatgtaaaagagaaagctgagaggtcagatcttagagctaaaatcttacctcctgcggtGCTTCTACCTCCCCGAaatgagctacttcctgtgtgtctgtctttaaatagtcttcctgttctgccttctcattggttgtaaacccaaacacatgactgcctcgtcactgcctgtaagtacagccctccaggtcttaaaggcatatgtctccaatgctggctgtatccctgaacacacagagatctacctagctcttttaccaagtgctgggattaagggcgtgtgccaccacgaccATGTTCTTGCTAAGGCTCTAATGGCTTTGacccccggcaactttatttattaacatacaatgaaaatcacatttcagtacaaataaaataccaccataggacTACTTATGTGTAAGCTCATCCCTGAAGGCAACTGGTTCTCCCTCTCATAATAGTCACTGCCCTCTATAGTTCTTCATCTGAAGTGGAATTTCCCATCATTTCAACTGTAATTGTCATTATACTTGTCatatttaggcaaccatattgttgataGTCCATTGGTGCATTATACCAGCTCTGTCTAAGGAACCCATTCTATCAGCAGGTGTCCTGAACTTCTGGTTGTTGCAATCTTTACACTGCCTCATACATGATTTCCCTGACAGTGATACAGATTATCCTTTGGGATTGAGCTCACTACAATtaacttattctctgcatttctgAGCAAATGTGCATTTTTATAGTAGTGTCAATCAGTTGCAAAAATAAACTTTGTTCATATGGTATGTGAGCAATATTTTTTGTATGATTATAGATTTAGGCATTTAGAAAATAGTTGATGATATAATCTTATGAACTGGGAGTAATAGGTTCTCACTTCAAGTCTCAGATCTCTATACCGAAAATGTACTTGGATAGATTGATAGTACCGGCCATGAGTTATCTCCTATGAGTGGGACTTTCCTTAATTGATGGTGTATCTGTGTAAGTATAgtgtattttaatgtgtttgtgtgtgtactcacTTATGTAgatgcatatggaagccagaggatgatgctggaatgtcttcctcaattactcatTTTTTGAGGCACTCAAAGTCACTGAAACCTGGGTCTCATTATCTTGTATAGAATGCTGGTCCATGAGATTCTGgttctacctgtctctgtctctcacacttGGGTTGTTgacatgctgccatgcctgtgtTTTAACCTAGCTGCTAGTCATTTTCACTCCAAGCCTCAGGCTTATGTTTTTCACATTGAACTATTCCCCAGCTCCACCCTTCAGTCCTGTTCCCTCAATCTAATTGTTCTTGTTCCTATCCTCACCAGCTCTCAGTCAGTCCACTCacgaaatctcttctatttttccttcagaCATTAACAGCAATGACACTTTATAATTAGTCCAAACCCCttatttgtttttaggttttgtaGTGTTAGACATCAGACAGAATGCATTGTACATACTGGACAAGTCCTCTATAACTGTGCTACACCTTCTTGCCCATTaagcacctttttaaaaaatatgctgaCTCCTGGGGATCTAGCTCAAAAGGTAACATGCTTCTGCACAATGTGAGAACCTGAGTGTGAATGCCCAGAAAGCATATAAAAACCAAGCCTGGTAGCGCAGCACTCTTTTAGTGTTGTGGATGGAAGTGACAAGAAAGTCCCCAGATGTCTATGGGTCAGGTAGTCTTTATTTCACAGGcgtaaaaaaatgaaacataactCAAATAAGGAGGAAGTGAGCATCTACACCTGGCAcagtcctctgacttctgcatgcaCACCTTTGAAAGCTCatatcctctctctgtctctgtctctcactgtctctgtctctctctctcacttgctcTATCTGTCTCCCCCAtttacacacttaaaaatagGCTAAGAATAGCATAACCCAAACAATAATATAATGATGTGTGTATTTTCAGTCTTCGAAACCTTCCAGAAAAATTCaagcaaatgtaataaaaattatcttaaaaagcATTTTGGTTTTTAGCAGgcaataaaatataattcacCCCTTTTttgactggagagacagctcagtaatTAAAAACACTGGTTGACTTCCAGAGGACATAGGCTTGAttactagcacccacatagtTATTAACCACACTCTGTAACTGCAATTCCATGGGAATCTAATGTCCTCATCTTTTGTATAATAGTGTgtgtccagccttaatattatactatCCCAGAGTACCCAGAAGTAATGCCACCAGCAGTAGCGTGGGAATGAATCTAGATACATCGAGCTCTTTCATCAAACTCCTCTTATTCATCCACCACCATCATTCTGTCCAAAATTCTCTGCCCACTTCTCTCCGGACTTGTCTATGTCTTTTCCAAGACAGCAACACCTTCATGTTTACAATACAACAAAAGAATTTCAAGATCCTCACCAGAAGCTTCCTGACAACTTCATTGGCAAcccaaaaagaggaagagaataaaGGAGAAGTTAGATAGGAGCTGGAATAAATCAGAGAAGGAAATTTATGTGGTAGGAATATATCCTTACTGTGGTTAAGTGTAAACATTACAAGTCTATCCTAAATATGCCCAAACTATAAACCTACAAGTGATAGGGTAAGGAAATCTATGTCACTAAAAATAAAGCTGCCACTGTTCTCTGACAGGATGGGGAGAAGTTCTGATAGCTAGTCAATCTGCATCACAGTTTGAAGCACCTGGAGAGAGGAAACCCCTTTGATCTAAGAAGTTGTTCTGGGGCAGTGGAAGAGCTGAACTTGATTTGTACAGTAAACAAAGCTATTCATATGGTAGCCTGTTAGTCTCCTGGGCTCAGCGGGGGGGAGTTAGTACCTAGTGGAACAGTGGCCAGAAGCTTAACTGTTTGCCAAAATGGTTTGGAAatatttgggcacacaagaatttcatagcagaagatagctgaaatattaaaaactgtgtaacaccaaatattcataataatggCTTGctttttgacagacccttggccagtcaaagtatagctttaatacaccaCTGAATCTCTacaatatattcttgcagcctgaAAGACTTATCTAGTCTTCATGGGCAACAGACATATACAATGTACAGGTATGCCTGCAGGaaaaatatccacacacacaataaaaataaatgcttttcattAAAAAGGCCATTTAtacttttgtgttgttttaaatacattttgaatcACAAAATTCAAAAATTGCCATTTTACCCCATTTTAGTTCAAGTCTGGAAGGTAACCTGTTCTCAGTCTTGGGGTCAATGTAGCTAATGAAGTCTCCCTAAATTTGTTTGTATTAACAGTGCAGAATGCATTTAATCTGTGTTATACTAAGGCTGTCTTGTTGCTCTCTCTTGCTTTCCAGAGACACTGAACACTTCAATGCTCACTATGTCTGTTTAGGTAGAAGGGAAATCCCTGATGTTAAAGTAATTTGTTCTTAAATCTTTGGCTATTGCTGAAAGCCTCGCCGCCCACTTTCTGCCTTTTGGTGTAATACAGAGTCCAGGTTCAGTATTTCACACTTGAAAGAGGGACTCACTTTATTATAGAAGCTTTTAATCTTTCTACATGACAGGGCATGCAGGATTTCATTAAACAGCTGAATTTCATAACAAGGACCAGACATTTCTTCAAAGAACCTGATCAAATTTTGTAATCCATTTCCTTTTGGCCTTGCACTTGTGAAATTAGACacaaaacatttataaatgacatttttCCTTCCCAGCAATTAAGCAGTTCAAAGGTTCCCTTTGTGTTGTGTGGCTTTGAAAGTGTTATATTTATTCTGAACTGGCCCTTCAATTTGTTCTATCAAATATTTTGGAGGTTAGAGCAAGACATCGATTGTGAACAGGTGTGGAAAGACTTTTTTGATGTATAAAAGCATTCCATTTTATAGCCATCGTTTGCAGTTTTAGCTCATCTACTGATTGAATTCCCGAGAAGGGAAGCCAGCCCTTTGCTAACTAGGTGACAGAATGCCTGAGTCTACCACACAAGAGGGGCATTCCTCCACTTGCTgacattttctctctgccctttcaCATTTCAGTGCTGATCCTGCTCATCGTCACAATGAGAAGACGGAAAAAAGAGCCTCTTATTTTTGACGAGGAGAGGGATATTAGAGAAAACATTGTCAGGTACGATGATGAAGGTGGGGGAGAAGAGGATACCGAAGCCTTTGACATGGCCGCTCTGAGAAACCTCAACGTGAGGGACACCAAAACCCGCAGAGATGTGACTCCTGAAATTCAGTTCTTGAGTCGACCGACTTTTAAAAGCATCCCAGATAATGTAATTTTTAGggaatttatttgggaaagaCTGAAAGAAGCTGACGTGGATCCAGGAGCTCCTCCATATGACTCTCTGCAGACCTATGCTTTtgaaggaaatggctcagttgctgACTCACTCAGTTCTTTAGATTCCATCAGCTCAAACTCTGATCAGAATTATGACTACCTAAGTGACTGGGGTCCCCGCTTTAAACGGCTGGCTGACATGTATGGAAACGGCCCAGAGAGTTTGTACTCATAGCCTTGGACAGTTCACTTGAAATGTACTGAATAAAAAGGCagcatcaaaaaaaaagaaaaaataaataaataaaagagaaggaaaagggggaagtaTTACATGCAGTAAACAAGAACTTTCACTTGTGGGCCAAAAGAGGTTGTAAATATGTGTCCATTTTTAGCTATTACGGTTTCTGCCTTGATGAAACATTCACTAGATTATCCAAGGGATTTCACTGACCAGACTCTgagtatttaaagttttttttctttctttctttttaaattgtaattgtttatttatttgataaaaaaATACTTAGTAGTTTGTGAATAGATAGCAACTTTTGTATAATTGCAAGGGCACCTAAACTGCCTGACAAAGTCATGTCCTGTGTTGTCAGTGAGCCAAGGACAGCCTGCACAAACATTCGTGGTACCCTCTCTGAGAAGAATAGAGCATGCTGTGCCATTGAAAAATCCCAGAACTTCTTGCTTATCAAATCTTGGGAGAGTTTAATTTCTACTGAAGCTTTTAGGCTTGCTATATGATAGAGTTCAACACAATTTTATTTCTGCTGGTGCtcagaaatgttttactttatttattaatatataaatccTCACAATAACTTTCCTAAATGAAACTCTCaataaaaaaccaataaaattgaATTTAAGGCAACATAAATTATTGTTTTGCCAACAAATTATAGGAAGTGTTCCCAATAAGGAAAAGGTAAATAATTCTTCAAGGTTCAAGTAGTTTTGAAATGCTTGTGTAGGTATGATTTAAAACAATAGTTGCTGTctatttgttaatatttatgaTCTCTTCTGATTTATACaggagaatatatttttatttgacacATAGTGTTGTGTTTATTTGGAGCTCCAGCCTCCACTCTGTTCAGGTTCATCTTACTGCCTCATGGTATTCAGCTCATCAGCACGTGCTGGCTTTTCTGCAGTTTGGATTACAGGAAGGAGATGAAACATGGAAATGGCAAAATAACTGCACAACAACTGAGCCTCATTGCCATCCATATCTCAAAGAGGAGCCAAGCTCCAAGGATGTACAAAGTTTTCCTCTGAGCCACTAGAGAGAACAAAACTGtgggaaaaaaatatttgtatttcattaagACTTTGGGGAGAGTAGAGATTTTTCTTTGATGCAGGAATTATTTTCCAAAGTCATGAGCTCTAAGTGCTCCAAAGCCTGTTCAAGGACTGTTTCCCAACTTCTTTTGCTCTAAGCATTGACTGAAAGAttgagtttttaaatatatttttaaaaagtatgatgCTATACATTTTCAACCCATTGTGTCCCCCAAGAACTGAAAGACATGTAATTTCTCTATGGTTTAGATGTGccaaagggaagggagaattTTCAAGTAATTGTATGTGTTTAAGATTAAGATGGATGTCTCAGCATAAGATgacttttataaataataatatttctaCTTATTTTCCTAGATTAACACTAGTTTATTGTGCATATAATCAAGtaagaatgaatttatttttttccttactttcttctttcaaaattaATTCATTGTTGGGTTCTGAGTAAACCTACAGGTGAACACTGTAAGAATTGTGTTCTAAAAATCCTCCTTCTGAGAAGCAGAATTCAGAACTAGAATATTATGTTGATTAAGTGAGGAGAAGTTATGTAGGATGCTGTAACTTGCAGTCCATTATTAGAAATGGAGTATGTGAAAGAGGCCTTCAGCTTCATATTATCAGTAATTCAATAAATTTGATTATCTGCAAACAGACCTTTAGTTGAATAATTTATTTAGATGCTGGTCCTTGACTAGAGAGACTACACTTCTTGCTGtattcacagacatacacataaaattttacaatAGAGTAAAATGTCCTGTTGATAACTCTTAGACATGTATGAAAGTTTTtccaattaaaacaaaattcatacTTACCTAGTTCAATAAAATCAGATTGTGGTGTCAGAATCATATAGAAGCTGAATCTATAAAAGTGCTAAGAAAACAATGTATTACAAACCCCCAAAGTCTGGGAGAAAATGAAATAGTTACTTCAGGGAATAGTGGCATCAAAACTTCTGATTTTCACACATATCACAAAATGATGATGTGGTTGCTTTTTTGCAAAAGGAAGCTACCATTGTCATGCAGATTTTCTCACCTTAAAAAGTGAATGGATTTTACCCTTTAAATCTTATCTAGCTTTTGCTAGTGGTagcttgagaaaaaaataatggttCTACTTTAACTACTAGTCTGAAATTGATTGTATCTATCAAACTACTGATTTGTTTCTGTTGTAGTTTTTGATATTGATGAGGATAGATAGACAAAAGTCCTTACTATCAGTAGAATTTTTATGACACTTCAAACTTAACAGCAATGGGATAAAttggttattatttattcttttagctTTTTTATGTTCTAAAATCTAATGCTATAACTGGCATAATACTTCAGAGCTAAGAGATTGCATCAGTTGACTGAAGATATgaattattacatatattttgagctttttcaaagtttatttaaacatatgtatttttcatttagtGGTTTAAATTTGTCATTGTACTGTAAGCAGTAAGCAGTTGCTCAAGAAGCAACATGTATCTCATTTTTCAAATTCACTTACATTGATATGATTTTGATGTGAGTTGGctctgttggttttctttttatttggggggCAGGATCCTATCCAATAGCCTATGGTTGCCTCATACTCACAGCAATCCACTCTCTTCAATCTCTGGTCTACCTGAATTAAAGTTTTAAGtgaccatgcctgacttttaaaTCCTGAACTATTTTATAAAGTCTTAACTCATTATTATAGGTATATTATGAATAAATGTAACATCAAATAACGATCCTAAAAGACTTACTGAATTATATCCCTAAGCACAGATGCACCCATGGAAGTAAACTGTGGACAGAAGAAACCCCATGATTTATTATGATACTCAGCGTCTTAACAAGTCTAGTCCAGAAAACCAGGGAAGTAACCCACACATTTAAATAGTTTTCATTTCTACAAAACAGCAATTCATCGTGTGCAAAGTAATTTTTACTTTGAACAGTTAATTTCGTTAAAATCTAATATGAACATTTATTACTatgtaaattgaggaaatacacccAGGTActtttttcaattattatttttgtgtaaatttaaatcatcataaaaatataaaccatCCCCAAGACAATACACCTTTTTCCAGTggcaaacaaaaatcaagaatgaaatcaagaaaaaaaaattgatatgtGATCATTGTACCATTAATTTGCTCAGTGGACCTGGCTCtctgttctattgctataaacTTCTGCTGGGGCAGAGTGCAGTTGTGTCTGGGTACAGAATGTGCAGGGTATACACGTGATAGTGATCTGATGGTTCTACTATCTATAAACATGTTCAATTACCTTAACTCTGAACCCATTCCATCTATACTTGCCTTGGTAATGAACAGGAACAGACAACAGTTCTTCACTATTAGGAGAGCCGTACAGGGATGAGCAACATCCATCATATGACTCACAAGCAGCAATGGGAACACCAACACAGTGTTAACACTACTATTCAAGTCTCAACCTGGAAGGAGCTGAAAATAAGCTGGTAAGTACATGGTATAAGGAAAACAATTCAGTTTAAATTTTCTAAGCACTAACAAGAAATATTAATCACCACATTTCAATTTTAACCCAACATCTGTTAACTTACACACTGTTTTAATTGCCCTAATTGCTTTATTTAATCACCATTTAGAAGTTTATTTATAGTTAatctaatttaattatatttgatTAAATCTTCATCTTAACTCTTCAGGTCAGAGATAGCTGAAGGCAAGTAAAAGATGTGATAATTAATACATGAGTTCATCTACTTTCTGTTAGTCTATATTTATTTTGATCTTGAATAGGCAGTCTTAATTATTCATAATAAGTAGTGTGCATAGATACAATGGCATATAAAACTTTGGCAGGGAAGCCCAATACAGTCATGTGTGGTAACTAAATATAAGTGAAAAAGATTGATACTCAAACTCCAATGCCTTGAATATAATAAAGAATACAAAAGAATTTACAACCCttgattttttcatttaattggattattttccaaagaaatgtAATGAATGCTTAAGAACATGAGAGATAGCTAATGCTGCGATTTGAAAAcaattagaaagagaaaattcCCAGTATAAAATGCAAGCAGAAATGAATTTGCATCAAAGTCCCACACATTTAATTGCATTGCTGATGTCTACACACTTGGAGTTTACCTGAAACTGACAGTTGTCCGAGTATCCATTCATGTGTGAGATTGGCATCACTGAGAAACTTGTCTGAAGCAGCTGAAAACAAATTAGTGCAATGTCAGCTGATTAAAGTTGTATATTATGCCTATTGCCAAATttaagtatgctttaaaaaatgcaatttttatttaGATGTATATTGTCATGTTTCCCTTGCCATGTAGATGTGATCTCATTTTTCACTCAGGATCTGAAATGTAAACTGTTTTTTGTGATTTGCTATcagacttttcttctttaatattagTTGTCCAAGGTCAACAAACCTATTCCAGGAATCAAATGTAAGCACATACGTCTGAGCTTTTATATCTTCATTATTTAAACAGAATCATTgactatattatttatttaagatgcTCATGAGATTAACTGAAAGTATTTTGCAAAGTGTAAAGCAGAGTAAACTGTTAAGTTTTATGAAATAACATGGAAATTCTTTTAAATGGTTGATTGTATTTGCTTTATGTATTAAATTCAATTTTTGAATGTTGAAACAGATAACTGGTGTAATTAATAGAAAATAGACTAAAAAAACTACTAGAGCATTTTCACACATCTGACCTCCGTCTATTTAGTCATTTATAAAAGTTAGAGCTATCAATTTATATAACAGGTAACAAATACAGTAAAATTTTTCTCACTCATGTCATGGCTGGGTGGGAAATCAAGGCTCTTAGA
This sequence is a window from Peromyscus leucopus breed LL Stock unplaced genomic scaffold, UCI_PerLeu_2.1 scaffold_897, whole genome shotgun sequence. Protein-coding genes within it:
- the LOC114681457 gene encoding cadherin-7-like, translating into MRRRKKEPLIFDEERDIRENIVRYDDEGGGEEDTEAFDMAALRNLNVRDTKTRRDVTPEIQFLSRPTFKSIPDNVIFREFIWERLKEADVDPGAPPYDSLQTYAFEGNGSVADSLSSLDSISSNSDQNYDYLSDWGPRFKRLADMYGNGPESLYS